The Bryobacteraceae bacterium genome includes a window with the following:
- the ddpX gene encoding D-alanyl-D-alanine dipeptidase: MALPLALFVLLLQPPVDPDATAAPDLVELVSLDSTIRLDIRYATPDNFLGRPVYSEARAFLQRPAAEALVRAHRWLKTKGYGIVVFDGYRPWSVTKVFWDATPEDKKQFVADPAKGSRHNRGCAVDVSLYDLRTGRTVQMPSGYDEMTERAYPDYRGGPRKARRLRDLLRRAMEREGFAVYEHEWWHFDYKDWRRYPVLDIPFSAIGKN, encoded by the coding sequence ATGGCGCTGCCGCTGGCACTCTTCGTCCTGCTCCTGCAGCCTCCCGTTGACCCGGACGCCACGGCTGCCCCCGATCTCGTCGAGCTCGTCTCGCTCGACAGCACCATCCGCCTCGACATCCGCTACGCCACGCCGGACAACTTCCTCGGCCGCCCCGTCTATTCAGAAGCCCGCGCCTTTCTCCAGCGGCCCGCCGCAGAAGCCCTGGTGCGCGCCCACCGCTGGCTCAAAACAAAAGGCTACGGAATTGTTGTCTTCGACGGCTACCGCCCCTGGAGCGTCACCAAGGTCTTCTGGGATGCGACCCCTGAGGACAAGAAACAATTCGTCGCTGATCCGGCGAAAGGCTCGCGCCACAACCGCGGCTGCGCCGTCGACGTCTCGCTGTACGACCTGCGCACGGGCAGGACCGTCCAGATGCCCAGCGGGTACGACGAGATGACCGAGCGCGCCTATCCGGATTACCGCGGCGGTCCGCGCAAAGCCCGCCGCCTGCGCGACCTTCTCCGCCGCGCCATGGAGCGCGAAGGCTTCGCCGTCTACGAGCACGAGTGGTGGCACTTCGACTACAAAGACTGGCGCCGCTACCCCGTGCTCGACATCCCCTTCAGCGCCATCGGCAAAAACTAG
- the galK gene encoding galactokinase: MNAARVRGRVSVPGRVNLIGEHIDYHGLAVLPMALDRRVEAEWTARGDSLVAAASECFEPREFALDRPIEPWPAGDWGNYVKAGAAAALQKWRLERGAELHVRSSLPVAAGLSSSTALMTACTLALLEANGIRAGFQELMGVLPEGEYFVGTRGGGMDHAAVLGAREGCALLVEFDPVRIEPVRVPRGWVFFVADSGVKAEKSAARKAEYNEQRFAGQRAAEMLGFAGIREAIAARGARDLLTLARERLSGMEQRCFLHAVSEAARVADAVAAMREGDAERFGQRLNESHESLRDLLRVSCTELDRLVEAARASGALGARLTGAGFGGAAVVFCLEEQAGRVAAGIEKRFYGGPAGGRMFRAAPSAGALELIARGGG, encoded by the coding sequence TTGAACGCCGCTCGAGTGCGGGGCCGCGTTTCCGTTCCGGGGCGCGTGAATCTGATCGGCGAGCACATCGATTACCACGGCCTGGCCGTGCTCCCGATGGCGCTGGACCGGCGCGTGGAGGCCGAGTGGACTGCCCGCGGGGATTCGCTGGTGGCGGCGGCGAGCGAGTGTTTCGAGCCTCGTGAATTCGCTCTTGACCGGCCGATCGAGCCCTGGCCTGCGGGCGACTGGGGCAATTACGTGAAGGCGGGCGCGGCGGCGGCGCTCCAGAAGTGGCGGCTTGAACGGGGCGCAGAGCTGCATGTGCGCTCCTCCCTTCCCGTGGCCGCGGGGCTGTCTTCGTCGACTGCGCTGATGACGGCGTGCACGCTGGCTCTGCTGGAAGCCAACGGGATTCGCGCCGGTTTTCAGGAACTGATGGGGGTGCTGCCGGAAGGCGAGTATTTCGTGGGCACGCGCGGCGGTGGGATGGATCACGCCGCGGTGCTTGGGGCGCGGGAGGGATGCGCGCTGCTGGTGGAGTTCGATCCTGTGCGCATCGAGCCCGTGCGCGTGCCCCGCGGCTGGGTGTTCTTTGTTGCGGACAGCGGCGTGAAGGCGGAGAAGTCGGCGGCGCGGAAGGCGGAGTACAACGAACAGCGGTTTGCCGGGCAGCGGGCGGCGGAAATGCTCGGCTTTGCGGGGATCCGGGAGGCGATCGCCGCAAGAGGCGCGCGCGATCTGCTGACGCTGGCGCGGGAGCGGCTGAGCGGCATGGAGCAGCGCTGTTTCCTGCATGCGGTCAGCGAGGCGGCGCGGGTCGCCGATGCCGTGGCAGCCATGCGGGAGGGGGATGCGGAACGGTTCGGACAGAGGCTGAACGAATCGCACGAGAGCCTGCGGGATCTGCTCCGCGTGAGCTGCACGGAGCTGGACCGGCTGGTTGAGGCGGCGCGTGCATCGGGCGCGCTGGGGGCGCGGCTGACGGGGGCGGGATTCGGCGGCGCGGCGGTGGTGTTCTGCCTCGAGGAGCAGGCGGGACGCGTGGCGGCGGGGATCGAGAAACGATTCTACGGAGGTCCCGCAGGCGGGCGGATGTTCCGCGCCGCGCCTTCGGCAGGCGCGCTGGAGCTTATTGCCAGAGGCGGCGGGTGA
- the sglT gene encoding sodium/glucose cotransporter yields MTLTALDWLIAIGSLLVCFAPALFFGKRSGKNTAEFFASGRSVPWWLAGLSMVATTFSSDTPNLVTNFVRTQGVAGNWQWWAFTLTGVATVFFYARLWRRSGVLTDLEFYELRYAGKAASAVRGFRALYLGFFFNCIIMASVNLAACKIAGVLFGFERWQTLIAVGLLNVVFAAHSGLWGVLVIDMIQFFLMMGSVIAAAYFAVTLPQVGGLSGLVEKVSALQASGNVNYLAMLPDFTNNWELATAVFIMPLAIQWWAVWYPGAEPGGGSYIAQRMLASRSEKDALGGTLFFNLAHYVLRPWPWMLTGLASLIVFPTLADIQRAFPHVDPSLIGHDIAYPAMLKFLPAGWMGLMLGGLIAANSSTILTHLNWGASYMVHDFYRRFLRPGREERHYVFAGRVSTVVLFVVSSVLVFFLETAQDTFNIMLQVGAGTGLLYLLRWFWWRITAWCEIAAMISSFAVSLVFLALRRNGISIGTHQELFLTVVCTTICWLIVAYVGPQTDKEALIRFYRQVHPAGPGWRRVREMAGISEKEAAEWSRVDNIPLSLLGWLSGSIVIWSGLFTVGNVLYGRWNYALLLALVFAVSGTVLVRVTRRLWQ; encoded by the coding sequence ATGACCCTCACTGCGCTGGACTGGCTCATCGCCATCGGATCGCTTCTTGTCTGCTTCGCTCCGGCTCTCTTCTTCGGCAAACGTTCTGGCAAAAACACGGCCGAGTTCTTCGCCTCGGGCCGTTCCGTGCCCTGGTGGCTGGCCGGCCTCTCGATGGTCGCCACCACGTTTTCGAGCGACACGCCGAACCTGGTGACCAATTTCGTCCGCACCCAGGGCGTGGCCGGCAACTGGCAGTGGTGGGCCTTCACGCTCACCGGCGTCGCCACCGTGTTTTTCTACGCGCGGCTCTGGCGGCGGTCAGGCGTTCTGACGGATCTCGAGTTCTACGAGCTCCGCTACGCGGGCAAAGCCGCCAGCGCGGTGCGCGGCTTCCGCGCCCTGTATCTCGGCTTCTTCTTCAACTGCATCATCATGGCCAGCGTCAATCTCGCCGCCTGCAAGATCGCGGGCGTCCTGTTCGGCTTCGAGCGCTGGCAGACGCTCATCGCCGTCGGGCTTCTGAACGTGGTTTTCGCCGCTCACTCCGGCCTCTGGGGCGTGCTCGTCATCGACATGATCCAGTTCTTCCTCATGATGGGCTCGGTCATCGCCGCCGCCTACTTCGCGGTCACGCTGCCGCAGGTGGGCGGCCTGTCGGGCCTCGTCGAGAAAGTCAGCGCGCTGCAGGCGTCCGGCAACGTGAACTACCTGGCGATGCTTCCGGATTTCACCAACAATTGGGAGCTCGCCACCGCCGTCTTCATCATGCCGCTGGCCATCCAGTGGTGGGCCGTCTGGTATCCCGGCGCCGAGCCGGGCGGCGGCTCCTACATCGCGCAGCGCATGCTGGCCTCGCGCTCCGAAAAAGACGCTCTCGGCGGCACGCTCTTCTTCAACCTCGCCCACTACGTGCTCCGCCCGTGGCCGTGGATGCTGACCGGCCTCGCATCCTTGATCGTATTTCCGACCCTCGCCGACATCCAGCGCGCGTTTCCGCATGTCGATCCATCCCTGATCGGCCACGACATTGCGTACCCCGCCATGCTGAAGTTCCTCCCGGCGGGCTGGATGGGACTGATGCTCGGCGGCCTCATCGCCGCCAACTCCTCCACCATCCTCACCCACCTGAACTGGGGCGCCTCCTACATGGTCCACGACTTTTACAGGCGCTTCCTGCGGCCGGGGCGCGAGGAAAGGCACTATGTGTTCGCGGGCAGAGTTTCCACGGTGGTTCTGTTCGTGGTCTCTTCGGTTCTCGTCTTCTTCCTCGAAACCGCCCAGGACACGTTCAACATCATGCTGCAGGTCGGTGCCGGCACAGGCCTGCTCTACCTGCTGCGCTGGTTCTGGTGGCGGATCACGGCATGGTGCGAAATCGCAGCCATGATCAGCTCCTTCGCGGTCTCGCTTGTCTTCCTGGCGCTCCGCAGGAACGGCATTAGTATCGGCACGCACCAGGAACTGTTTCTCACCGTGGTCTGCACCACCATCTGCTGGCTGATCGTCGCCTATGTTGGCCCCCAGACGGACAAAGAAGCGCTCATCCGCTTCTACCGCCAGGTCCATCCTGCCGGTCCCGGCTGGCGCAGAGTCCGGGAAATGGCCGGCATTTCTGAAAAAGAGGCGGCGGAGTGGTCCCGGGTGGACAACATCCCGCTCTCCCTGCTTGGCTGGCTCTCGGGCAGCATTGTGATCTGGTCCGGGTTGTTCACGGTCGGAAACGTCTTGTACGGGCGCTGGAACTATGCGCTCCTGCTCGCGCTCGTCTTCGCCGTCAGCGGGACCGTGCTCGTCCGCGTCACCCGCCGCCTCTGGCAATAA
- a CDS encoding putative aldolase class 2 protein — protein MSLLPEILCSIARSLHRRGYAHGSTGNLSVRTDGEVWLTPTGRSLENLSPADLACLSLDGEARNANRPTKEFPFHLAIYRARPDLHAVVHLHSFYATALSCLEQLPEPDVLPALTPYYFMRVHPLAVVSYHRPGAPSLAEEIGAAITRANVLLLRNHGLVACGRTLEEAADRAEELEQTARLHFFLKSEHVRVLSPQEIRELL, from the coding sequence ATGTCCCTGCTGCCCGAAATCCTCTGCTCGATCGCCCGCTCCCTGCACCGGCGCGGTTACGCCCATGGCTCCACCGGCAACCTCAGCGTCCGCACGGACGGGGAAGTCTGGCTCACGCCCACCGGGCGCTCTCTGGAGAACCTTTCGCCCGCCGACCTGGCCTGCCTCAGCCTCGATGGCGAAGCCCGCAACGCGAACCGTCCCACCAAGGAGTTTCCCTTCCACCTCGCCATCTACCGCGCCCGCCCCGATCTTCACGCCGTCGTGCACCTGCACTCGTTCTACGCCACGGCTCTTTCCTGTCTCGAGCAGCTCCCGGAACCGGACGTTCTGCCCGCCCTGACTCCGTACTATTTCATGCGCGTCCATCCGCTTGCCGTCGTCTCTTACCACCGCCCCGGCGCGCCCTCGCTGGCAGAAGAAATCGGCGCGGCCATCACCCGTGCCAACGTGCTTCTGCTGCGCAACCACGGGCTGGTGGCCTGCGGCAGGACTCTCGAAGAAGCCGCCGACCGCGCCGAAGAACTCGAGCAGACCGCCCGCCTCCATTTCTTCCTGAAAAGCGAACACGTCCGCGTCCTTTCTCCGCAGGAGATCCGCGAGCTTCTCTGA
- a CDS encoding HPr kinase, protein MSSTLRLAVLADDYTGGADAASMLVRAGARVVQLFGPEFAAGAVSRFAPDAVVASLKIRSVEPDLACRILRQAFQRLAPLRPRQWQLKYCSTFDSTERGNIGPLCSELLTLARESFTIAAPALPVNGRTQYRGHLFVHGVLLSESPMRDHPITPMRDSNLVRHLQKQTSRRVGLIPLETVRRGPAAVRSCIAELQQQGIGIALADAILDEDLLVLARACRSLRVLTGGSGITAALPATWARWTPGALSAPRNAGGRALLLAGSCSEATLRQISHWQQSGGLLIPVDARAALDTPGQETQRLLSAISRAFDHGVVPLVASSSPPDARTPMAAESVEKLFAAIAARAAAELDVRRIAVAGGETSGAVIDAIGLRAAAVARELSPGVPVLASLDPPGYSLVPKSGNFGPPEFFRLALEIMES, encoded by the coding sequence ATGAGTTCCACGCTTCGGTTGGCCGTTCTGGCCGACGATTACACGGGCGGAGCGGATGCCGCGTCGATGCTGGTCCGCGCCGGCGCGCGCGTGGTGCAACTCTTCGGACCGGAATTCGCGGCCGGCGCCGTCAGCCGTTTTGCGCCGGACGCGGTGGTGGCTTCGCTCAAGATCCGGTCTGTCGAACCGGATCTCGCCTGCCGCATTCTGCGCCAGGCGTTCCAGAGGCTAGCGCCGCTCCGGCCCCGGCAATGGCAGCTGAAATACTGCTCGACTTTCGACTCGACCGAGCGTGGCAACATCGGGCCGCTGTGCTCGGAACTGCTCACGCTCGCCCGAGAGTCCTTCACCATCGCCGCGCCCGCCCTTCCCGTGAATGGCCGCACGCAATACCGCGGCCATCTCTTCGTGCATGGCGTGCTGCTCTCCGAATCGCCGATGCGGGATCACCCCATCACGCCGATGCGCGACTCCAACCTGGTCCGCCACCTCCAGAAACAGACGTCGCGCCGCGTGGGCCTGATCCCCCTGGAAACCGTGCGCCGCGGTCCCGCAGCCGTGCGCTCCTGCATCGCTGAACTCCAGCAGCAGGGAATCGGGATCGCTCTCGCTGACGCGATCCTCGACGAAGACCTGCTCGTGCTCGCCCGCGCCTGCCGGTCCCTCCGGGTTCTCACCGGAGGCAGCGGCATCACCGCCGCGCTGCCGGCCACTTGGGCCCGATGGACGCCCGGCGCACTCTCCGCTCCACGCAACGCCGGTGGCCGCGCTCTTCTGCTGGCCGGCTCGTGCTCCGAGGCCACATTGCGCCAGATCAGCCACTGGCAGCAGTCCGGCGGGCTGCTCATCCCGGTCGACGCGCGGGCGGCGCTCGACACGCCCGGGCAGGAGACCCAAAGGCTGCTTTCTGCCATCTCGCGTGCCTTCGATCATGGCGTCGTTCCTCTGGTGGCCAGCTCTTCGCCGCCCGATGCGCGCACGCCGATGGCTGCGGAATCGGTCGAGAAACTCTTCGCCGCCATCGCCGCACGCGCCGCCGCAGAACTCGATGTGCGCCGCATCGCTGTCGCCGGCGGCGAAACCTCGGGCGCCGTGATCGACGCCATCGGACTCCGCGCCGCCGCCGTCGCGCGCGAGCTTTCTCCCGGCGTGCCGGTGCTCGCAAGCCTCGATCCGCCCGGTTATTCGCTCGTCCCGAAATCCGGCAACTTCGGCCCGCCGGAATTCTTCCGCCTGGCCCTCGAAATCATGGAGAGCTGA
- a CDS encoding glucarate transporter, with amino-acid sequence MNTRAILTALFLLSVITYVDRACISSARGGITASLGLSDVRMGLVFSAFSLGYALAQVPAGWMADRFGARRLLAGAVICWSLMTAATAAAWSFASLFLIRLVFGVFEAAAFPGAARVIASSLPPERRGFANGILFSGSRIGAALSFPVFAAMLASLGWRWSFVLLAIPGILWAVVWFACYRDRPYPRPESQQAAADDSHPQGGFPLMQMALACFQYFAGNFTFFLCLTWMFSYLQTRYSLSAQASAAFSAIPLLAGASSQWISGRAVDWMYQRAPGWSRRGPAAAGFLLAAAALLALPGAETPLAASLWFATAAFGADSTISPSWTFCQDIGGRHTAALSGLMNMIGNFGAMASAALFPLLRTGSGEPVPYFAAAAALNGAAALAWLRMKGRCMP; translated from the coding sequence GTGAACACTCGGGCGATTCTGACTGCGCTGTTCCTGCTCTCCGTCATCACGTATGTTGACCGCGCCTGCATCAGCAGCGCCCGGGGCGGCATCACGGCGTCGCTGGGCCTGTCGGATGTCCGAATGGGTCTCGTGTTCAGCGCCTTCAGCCTGGGGTACGCGCTCGCCCAGGTGCCCGCGGGCTGGATGGCGGACCGCTTTGGCGCGCGGCGGCTCCTGGCGGGCGCCGTCATCTGCTGGAGCCTGATGACGGCTGCGACGGCAGCGGCGTGGAGTTTCGCCAGCCTGTTTCTCATCCGGCTTGTCTTTGGCGTTTTTGAAGCCGCCGCCTTTCCGGGCGCCGCGCGGGTCATCGCCTCCTCTCTGCCCCCGGAGCGGCGGGGATTCGCCAACGGGATTCTCTTCTCCGGATCGCGCATCGGCGCGGCACTGTCTTTTCCCGTGTTCGCAGCCATGCTGGCGAGCCTCGGCTGGCGCTGGTCTTTCGTGCTGCTGGCCATCCCCGGCATCCTCTGGGCCGTTGTGTGGTTCGCCTGCTACCGCGACCGGCCGTATCCCCGGCCGGAGTCTCAGCAAGCCGCCGCGGATGATAGCCATCCTCAAGGCGGATTTCCCTTGATGCAGATGGCGCTGGCGTGTTTCCAGTATTTTGCCGGAAATTTCACGTTTTTTCTTTGTTTGACGTGGATGTTTTCCTATCTTCAGACTCGATATTCGCTGTCCGCTCAGGCTTCCGCCGCCTTCTCCGCCATCCCCCTGCTGGCTGGGGCATCATCGCAGTGGATCTCGGGCCGAGCGGTGGACTGGATGTACCAGAGAGCGCCCGGCTGGTCCAGGAGGGGACCGGCCGCTGCGGGCTTCCTGCTTGCGGCGGCCGCGCTGCTGGCCCTGCCCGGCGCGGAGACGCCGCTGGCGGCCAGCCTGTGGTTCGCAACGGCGGCCTTTGGCGCGGACAGCACGATCAGCCCTTCGTGGACCTTCTGCCAGGACATTGGAGGCCGGCACACCGCCGCTTTGTCCGGGCTCATGAACATGATCGGGAATTTCGGCGCCATGGCCAGCGCGGCGTTGTTCCCGCTGCTCCGTACGGGCAGCGGCGAGCCGGTGCCTTACTTTGCCGCAGCGGCCGCGCTGAACGGCGCCGCCGCGCTGGCCTGGCTCCGCATGAAAGGACGTTGCATGCCATGA
- the leuB gene encoding 3-isopropylmalate dehydrogenase, with product METETYRIASLPGDGIGPEVIEEAWRVLRKVEALFPQLRFEREEHSIGAAEFLRSGDPFPESVFEQVSRCDAILLGAMGLPQVRGPGGTEIAPQLDLRERLDLYAGVRPVRLFHPAHSPLRGRSAGDIDFVLVRESTEGLFSSRKRRWPGGADEVVDEMRITRAASVRLFRFAFALARQRRRHVTLVDKSNVLPSMAFFRRVFDETAAEHADVRTSRLYVDAAALALVRRPEDFDVIVTENMFGDILSDLAAALVGGMGVAPSADIGERHAVFQPAHGSAPDIAGKGIANPVAAILSAAMMLEWLRSEACRNAAQTIWRAAARVLSDPAKATPDLGGGLSSSQLTDAILDAMETAR from the coding sequence ATGGAGACTGAGACCTACCGGATCGCCAGCCTGCCCGGCGACGGCATCGGGCCGGAAGTCATCGAAGAAGCGTGGCGTGTTTTGCGAAAAGTCGAAGCGCTTTTTCCGCAACTGCGGTTCGAAAGGGAAGAGCATTCCATCGGCGCGGCCGAATTCCTGCGTTCGGGAGATCCATTTCCGGAATCCGTGTTCGAGCAGGTGTCGCGGTGCGACGCCATCCTGCTGGGCGCCATGGGGCTGCCGCAGGTCCGCGGCCCCGGAGGCACGGAGATAGCGCCGCAGCTGGATCTCCGCGAGCGGCTGGATCTCTATGCCGGCGTCCGCCCCGTGCGTCTGTTTCATCCCGCGCACAGCCCGCTGCGCGGACGGTCGGCCGGCGACATCGATTTCGTGCTCGTTCGCGAGAGCACCGAAGGCCTGTTTTCTTCCCGCAAGCGCCGGTGGCCCGGGGGAGCGGACGAGGTGGTGGACGAAATGCGGATTACGCGCGCGGCATCCGTGCGGCTCTTCCGCTTCGCTTTCGCGCTGGCGCGTCAGCGGCGGCGGCATGTCACGCTGGTCGACAAGTCGAACGTGCTGCCCTCGATGGCGTTTTTCCGCCGCGTCTTCGACGAGACCGCAGCGGAGCACGCGGATGTGCGGACCTCCCGGCTGTACGTGGATGCCGCGGCTCTGGCGCTGGTCCGGCGTCCTGAGGACTTCGACGTCATCGTCACTGAAAACATGTTCGGCGACATCCTTTCGGACCTCGCGGCAGCGCTTGTCGGCGGCATGGGCGTCGCGCCGTCGGCCGACATCGGCGAGCGGCACGCTGTGTTCCAGCCCGCGCACGGATCGGCGCCCGACATCGCAGGGAAGGGAATCGCCAACCCCGTTGCTGCGATTCTGTCGGCGGCCATGATGCTGGAGTGGCTGCGCTCGGAGGCGTGCCGTAACGCTGCGCAAACGATCTGGCGGGCCGCCGCCCGCGTTCTGTCTGATCCCGCCAAAGCGACGCCGGATCTGGGCGGCGGCCTGTCCTCCTCCCAGCTGACTGACGCCATTCTTGACGCAATGGAGACCGCGAGATGA
- a CDS encoding NADH-dependent dehydrogenase encodes MTQPFRGAMAGAGYFAQFHAEAWSRIPEAEITAVADPDAGRAKTFAERHRIPRVYASVEEMLRTEQPQFLDIVTRPDTHLPLTELAASRGVNVICQKPMAPSLAECEAMVRAAEAAGVRLLIHENWRWQPWYREIRRLLDEGAVGRPFLLSFLMRTGDGRGPEPYSVQPYFRSMPRLLNYETLVHFLDTFRFLLGEIESVYCETARIHPSISGEDAAWIHLHFRSGAAGLIDANRISGPMPPPPAFGDLRCEGDSAVLCMDGYGKVFLCGHGAQPAVHEYPVPQRGYKGDSVHAFQRHALRCLLTGEPCESEGRTYLRTVRLVEACYESAAARRVVAMEEYGD; translated from the coding sequence ATGACTCAGCCTTTCCGGGGCGCCATGGCCGGCGCCGGCTATTTCGCCCAATTTCACGCCGAAGCCTGGAGCAGGATTCCCGAGGCCGAAATCACGGCCGTCGCCGATCCGGATGCCGGACGCGCGAAAACATTCGCGGAACGCCATCGCATCCCGCGGGTGTACGCCTCGGTGGAGGAGATGCTCCGGACCGAGCAGCCGCAGTTCCTCGACATCGTGACTCGTCCAGACACGCACCTGCCTTTGACCGAGCTTGCGGCTTCCCGCGGCGTGAACGTCATCTGTCAGAAACCGATGGCGCCTTCGCTCGCAGAATGCGAGGCGATGGTGCGCGCGGCGGAAGCGGCGGGCGTGCGCCTGCTGATCCACGAGAACTGGCGCTGGCAGCCCTGGTACCGGGAGATCCGGCGCCTGTTGGACGAAGGGGCGGTCGGCAGGCCTTTTCTGCTGTCTTTTCTGATGCGAACAGGCGACGGGCGCGGTCCGGAGCCGTATTCCGTCCAGCCCTACTTCCGCTCGATGCCGCGCCTTCTCAACTATGAAACACTGGTGCATTTCCTCGACACTTTCCGGTTTCTTCTGGGTGAAATCGAGTCGGTCTACTGTGAAACAGCCCGTATTCATCCATCCATTTCCGGCGAGGACGCCGCCTGGATTCACCTCCATTTCCGCTCGGGCGCCGCAGGCCTGATCGACGCCAACCGCATCAGCGGTCCCATGCCGCCCCCTCCCGCATTCGGCGATCTTCGTTGCGAAGGCGATTCGGCGGTTCTGTGCATGGACGGATACGGAAAAGTGTTCCTGTGCGGGCACGGAGCGCAGCCGGCCGTCCATGAGTATCCGGTGCCGCAGCGGGGCTACAAGGGCGACAGCGTGCATGCGTTCCAGCGGCATGCGCTGCGGTGCCTGCTGACCGGCGAGCCCTGCGAATCGGAAGGACGGACGTACCTGCGGACTGTCCGGCTGGTGGAGGCCTGCTACGAATCGGCCGCGGCGCGCAGGGTTGTCGCCATGGAGGAGTATGGAGACTGA
- a CDS encoding xylose isomerase yields MQKQNLTRRSFVAAAGAAAALPALGAARPLVGIEMYSVRQEMAKDIFTPVKTVARMGYQCVEFYGPYIGWTMEQLKEMRKLLDDLNVKCLSTHNGPNNLLPENMEKTIEWNKALGSKYIVMASAGKVEPTADGWKKVADVLTKADEIARKAGCAVGFHNHQIEWRPVEGQKPLEILAKNTPKSVILQLDVGTCVETGNDPVAWIRSNPGRLQSIHCKEWSKDRGYRVLFGEGDSPWKDIFKAAESVGGVEFYLIEQEGHDLPPYEAAEKCLANFRRIYGA; encoded by the coding sequence ATGCAGAAGCAGAATCTGACACGCCGTTCCTTTGTCGCCGCCGCAGGCGCAGCCGCGGCGCTGCCTGCGCTGGGCGCAGCCAGGCCGCTGGTCGGCATTGAAATGTACTCCGTCCGCCAGGAGATGGCGAAGGACATCTTCACGCCCGTCAAAACCGTCGCCAGAATGGGCTACCAGTGCGTCGAGTTTTACGGTCCGTACATCGGCTGGACCATGGAGCAGCTGAAGGAGATGCGGAAGCTGCTCGATGACCTGAACGTCAAGTGCCTCTCCACGCACAACGGCCCCAACAATCTCCTGCCAGAGAACATGGAGAAGACGATCGAGTGGAACAAAGCGCTCGGCAGCAAATACATCGTCATGGCCAGCGCCGGCAAGGTGGAGCCCACGGCCGACGGGTGGAAGAAAGTCGCCGATGTTCTCACGAAAGCCGACGAAATTGCGCGCAAGGCCGGCTGCGCTGTCGGATTCCACAACCACCAGATCGAATGGCGGCCGGTGGAAGGTCAGAAACCGCTCGAGATTCTCGCAAAAAACACGCCGAAATCCGTCATCCTTCAGCTCGACGTGGGCACGTGCGTGGAGACGGGCAACGATCCCGTGGCGTGGATCCGCTCGAATCCCGGGCGCCTGCAGTCCATCCATTGCAAGGAATGGTCGAAGGACAGGGGCTATCGCGTCCTGTTCGGCGAAGGCGACTCTCCCTGGAAAGACATCTTCAAGGCTGCCGAGTCTGTCGGCGGAGTGGAGTTCTACCTGATCGAACAGGAAGGCCACGACCTGCCGCCATACGAAGCGGCGGAGAAGTGCCTCGCCAACTTCCGCAGGATTTACGGCGCGTGA
- the dapA gene encoding dihydrodipicolinate synthase family protein, with product MAERLQGIFTPMLVPLDERDRVNEAELRRFIGWLMEKGVHGLYPNGSTGEFTRLTVEERRLIVKITCEEARGRAPVLAGAAEANARETIAACELYHSYGARAVAIVSPIYYRLSPESVYMYFREIALHSPIDVTLYNIPLFASPIDLNTIRRLSELERIVGIKDSSGDVAFMMRMIAAIRPHRPDFTFLTGWDCVLVPMMMAGADGGTNAASNVVPELMRRLYDLFRAGQLQEAMQLQFRILELFDMMLNHFEFPDGFRAGAEMRGFQFGRGRQPQSASQKADRAALKRVLQCLLADTGIVEPPESGCAPRSGEPSRDRVQQIVLEVMETLRRRGMLE from the coding sequence ATGGCTGAACGGCTCCAGGGCATCTTCACTCCGATGCTCGTGCCGCTCGACGAGCGCGACCGGGTGAACGAGGCGGAGTTGCGCCGCTTCATCGGCTGGCTGATGGAGAAGGGCGTCCACGGACTCTACCCGAACGGCTCCACCGGCGAATTCACGCGCCTCACGGTGGAAGAACGGCGCCTCATCGTGAAGATCACCTGCGAGGAGGCGCGCGGGCGCGCACCCGTGCTCGCCGGCGCCGCCGAAGCCAATGCGCGCGAAACCATCGCCGCCTGCGAGCTGTACCACTCCTACGGCGCCCGCGCCGTCGCCATCGTCTCGCCTATTTATTACCGGCTCAGCCCCGAGTCGGTGTACATGTACTTCCGCGAGATCGCGCTGCACTCGCCCATCGATGTCACGCTGTACAACATCCCGCTGTTCGCCAGCCCGATCGACCTGAACACCATCCGCCGGCTGAGCGAGCTGGAACGGATCGTGGGCATCAAGGACAGCTCCGGCGACGTGGCGTTCATGATGCGCATGATCGCCGCCATCCGCCCGCACCGCCCGGATTTCACCTTCCTTACCGGCTGGGACTGCGTGCTCGTGCCGATGATGATGGCCGGCGCCGATGGCGGTACGAATGCGGCTTCCAACGTCGTGCCCGAGCTGATGCGCAGGCTCTACGACCTGTTCCGCGCGGGCCAGCTTCAGGAGGCGATGCAGCTTCAGTTCCGCATCCTCGAATTGTTCGACATGATGCTGAACCATTTTGAATTCCCGGATGGCTTCCGCGCCGGCGCCGAGATGCGCGGCTTCCAGTTCGGGCGCGGCCGCCAGCCGCAGAGCGCGTCCCAGAAGGCCGACCGCGCCGCGCTCAAGCGCGTGCTGCAGTGCCTGCTGGCTGACACGGGCATCGTCGAGCCGCCCGAGTCCGGCTGCGCTCCGCGCTCGGGCGAACCCTCGCGCGACCGCGTGCAGCAGATCGTCCTCGAGGTCATGGAAACTCTGCGCCGGAGGGGCATGCTTGAATGA